From one Gossypium hirsutum isolate 1008001.06 chromosome D08, Gossypium_hirsutum_v2.1, whole genome shotgun sequence genomic stretch:
- the LOC107918405 gene encoding indole-3-acetic acid-amido synthetase GH3.17, whose translation MATNDYESVLKMLEEITTNARQIQEQLLGEILSKNAETEYLQGFLHGQTDKQLFKKNVPIVTYDHIKPYIDRIANGKASSDILLVEPLIGFSLSSGTSGGQPKLIPITAESANVTAALGNLHLSLMVKHFGDLSQVGKRMELLFAKPDVETPSGLKASAVTTRAFKESSFQAILPKLYTSPYETIFCPDTKQSTYCQLLFGLIQRDEVVVIGSIFAATVLRGIKFIENNWRELCSNIKTGKISDWITDSGCRKAASLILKPNPKLADLLEDICSCKSWEGIVRKLWPKTKYIGTVCTGAMLQFTAELEFYCGGLPLVSGFYACSEGAIAINIEPLSKPSDVSYTILPNTVYYEFLPIKEDCVTDSQNQVQLNTSRHKDTETVDLVNVKPGQCYEILVTSPTGLYRYRVGDIIKVTGFHNNTPQFQFVGRQNVALGVDMERTSEADILKAVAEAKALLDPLGLILTEYTSYGDTSSTPGHYVIFWEIKPKEGNNNNDNGKELDPKVMEECCSKMEDSLHFTYRMYRKENIIAALEIRVVKQGAFEALLDYFVSNGASLSQYKTPICIKSKEALNILDSRVIAKFFSPRTPIQDN comes from the exons ATGGCAACAAATGATTATGAAAGTGTGTTGAAGATGTTGGAGGAAATAACAACAAATGCTCGACAAATCCAAGAGCAGTTATTGGGTGAAATACTGAGTAAAAATGCTGAAACTGAGTATTTACAGGGATTCCTCCATGGCCAAACCGACAAGCAACTCTTCAAAAAAAATGTACCCATTGTTACTTACGACCATATCAAGCCTTACATTGATCGTATTGCTAATGGGAAGGCATCATCTGATATACTTTTAGTTGAACCCCTCATCGGGTTCtcattaag CTCCGGGACTTCGGGTGGGCAACCAAAGCTGATACCTATCACGGCTGAAAGTGCTAACGTAACGGCGGCGTTGGGTAACTTGCACCTGTCTTTGATGGTcaa GCACTTTGGTGACCTAAGCCAAGTTGGTAAAAGAATGGAACTTTTGTTTGCCAAACCAGACGTTGAAACGCCTTCTGGCCTCAAGGCAAGTGCAGTCACAACGAGAGCATTCAAGGAGAGTAGCTTTCAAGCCATTTTGCCCAAGCTTTACACTAGCCCTTATGAGACTATCTTTTGCCCGGACACCAAACAAAGCACGTACTGTCAGTTACTTTTTGGTTTAATACAACGTGACGAGGTCGTGGTGATTGGCTCAATCTTCGCAGCTACGGTTTTAAGAGGTATCAAGTTCATAGAAAATAACTGGCGAGAGCTATGCTCTAATATAAAAACAGGTAAAATAAGTGATTGGATCACAGACTCGGGATGCAGAAAAGCAGCATCATTGATCTTGAAGCCTAATCCCAAATTGGCTGACTTGCTAGAAGACATATGTAGTTGTAAATCATGGGAAGGAATAGTGAGAAAGCTATGGCCTAAAACAAAGTACATTGGTACCGTATGTACAGGTGCCATGCTACAATTTACTGCAGAACTTGAGTTCTATTGTGGTGGGCTACCATTAGTGTCAGGTTTTTATGCTTGCTCGGAAGGTGCCATCGCGATCAACATAGAACCTCTATCTAAACCTTCAGATGTCTCTTACACAATCCTCCCCAATACGGTTTACTATGAATTCCTTCCGATCAAAGAAGACTGTGTTACAGATTCTCAAAACCAGGTTCAGTTAAACACGTCTCGCCATAAAGATACCGAAACTGTTGATCTTGTAAACGTGAAGCCTGGTCAATGTTATGAAATTCTTGTCACATCTCCTACAG GATTATATCGATATAGAGTCGGAGACATTATTAAGGTGACCGGTTTCCACAACAATACACCTCAGTTCCAATTTGTTGGGAGGCAAAACGTTGCTCTAGGCGTCGATATGGAAAGAACAAGTGAAGCAGACATCTTAAAGGCAGTGGCAGAAGCAAAGGCACTTCTCGATCCGCTCGGACTCATCTTAACAGAATACACTAGCTACGGTGATACATCTTCAACACCAGGCCACTATGTCATATTCTGGGAGATTAAGCCAAAAGAAGGCAACAACAACAACGACAACGGCAAAGAACTTGACCCAAAGGTAATGGAAGAATGTTGCTCTAAAATGGAAGATTCATTGCATTTTACATATAGAATGTATAGGAAAGAAAACATAATTGCAGCTTTGGAGATTAGGGTTGTTAAACAAGGAGCTTTTGAGGCATTACTGGATTACTTTGTGTCCAATGGAGCTTCTTTGAGCCAATACAAGACACCTATTTGCATCAAATCTAAAGAAGCTTTAAATATATTGGATTCAAGAGTTATAGCCAAGTTTTTCAGCCCAAGAACTCCTATACAAGACAACTAA